In Oryctolagus cuniculus chromosome X, mOryCun1.1, whole genome shotgun sequence, a single window of DNA contains:
- the LOC100356839 gene encoding hsc70-interacting protein-like: MRYLREWVESMAGKVPPATHKAKSEENIKEEKTDSRKAEETIQTDQPSSEQSYLEIDNEGVIEPDTDAPQETGHENVEITEEMMDQANEKKGAAIEALNDGELQKAIDLFTDAIKLNPRLAILYAKRASVFVQLQKPNAAIRDCDRAIDINPDSAQPYKWRGKAHRLLGHWEEAAHDLALACKLDYDEEASAVLKEVQPRAQKIAEHRRKYERKRAEREIKERMERVKKAGKEHERAQREEEARGQSGAQYGSFPGGFPGGMPGNFPGGMPAMGGAVPGMAGMPGLNEILSDPEVLAAMQDPEVTVAFQVVAQNPANMSKYQSNPKVMNLISKLSAKFGGQA, translated from the exons ATGCGCTACCTGAGAGAGTGGGTGGAGAGCATGGCAGGTAAAGTACCACCTGCTACCCATAAAGctaaatcagaagaaaatatcaaggaagaaaaaacagataGTAGGAAGGCGGAGGAGACCATACAGACAGACCAGCCGTCAAGTGAGCAAAGTTATCTAGAAATTGACAATGAAGGTGTAATTGAACCAGACACTGATGCGCCTCAGGAAACGGGACATGAAAACGTAGAGATAACTGAGGAGATGATGGACCAGGCAAATGAGAAGAAAGGGGCTGCCATTGAAGCCCTAAATGATGGTGAACTGCAGAAAGCCATAGACCTGTTCACAGATGCCATCAAGCTAAATCCTCGCTTGGCCATTCTGTACGCCAAGAGAGCAAGTGTCTTCGTCCAATTACAGAAGCCAAATGCCGCCATCCGAGACTGTGACAGAGCCATTGACATAAATCCTGATTCAGCTCAGCCTTACAAGTGGCGAGGGAAAGCACACAGACTTCTGGGCCACTGGGAAGAAGCCGCCCATGATCTGGCCCTTGCCTGCAAACTGGATTATGATGAAGAGGCCAGTGCAGTGCTGAAGGAAGTTCAACCCag GGCCCAGAAAATTGCAGAACATCGGAGAAAGTATGAGCGAAAACGTGCAGAACGAGAGAtcaaagaaagaatggaaagagTTAAGAAGGCTGGAAAAGAGCATGAGCGAGCCCAGAGGGAAGAAGAAGCCAGAGGACAATCAGGAGCTCAGTATGGCTCTTTTCCAGGTGGCTTTCCTGGGGGGATGCCTGGAAATTTTCCTGGAGGAATGCCTGCAATGGGAGGGGCCGTGCCTGGAATGGCAGGAATGCCTGGCCTCAATGAAATCCTTAGTGATCCAGAGGTTCTTGCAGCCATGCAGGATCCAGAAGTTACGGTGGCTTTCCAGGTTGTGGCCCAGAACCCTGCAAATATGTCGAAATACCAGAGTAACCCCAAGGTTATGAATCTTATCAGTAAATTGTCAGCCAAATTTGGAGGTCAAGCATAA